A segment of the Parasynechococcus marenigrum WH 8102 genome:
TCCCGCAGGTTGCTGAGGTTGAAGGTGGCGCCGCGGAGATCCTTTCCGGAGTAGTCCGAGCCGATCAGCACTTGCTTGGCCACGTCCATGGCGGCACTGACCTGGGCCGGACCAGCCAGGACAAGGAGCAGCCCGAGGACTGCTGCAGAAACCAGGGACAACAGGCGGGAACCCATCCGAAACACCAGTGACCTCGAAACCTTAATGGGCTCGAGCAGGGGGGAATCCTTCGGGAACTTTGTGGATCGCATTCCGATGAAAATGCAGCCCCCCGGCGCCCAGGCGGAAACCCGGGTGTCCTCGCTTCTGCAACGGCAGGGGTGGCAGCTGCTGGATCGAAACTGGAGCTGCCGCTGGGGCGAACTTGATCTTGTTCTGCACAAGAACGAGCAACTGCTTGTGGTGGAAGTCAAGAAGCGCCGTTCCTTGGCCTGGGGTCCCTGGTCTGTGGATCCCACGAAGCGGCGCCGGCTGGGTCGGGCGATCAGTTGCTGGCGTGCTGAGCATCCGATTCAGACGGACTGGTTGCTTCAAGTGGCCGTTGCCGTGGTGCCGTTGCCGCCCTCCCAGGGAGCCCCACGTTGGTGCAGGCTGGATCGGCTGTGCTGATCCAGCGCTGATCCGTCATTTCGGCAACCATTGCCTGCTGCTCAGGAGCGGTCTTGAAATCCAGAACCGTGTTGAGAGCATCGCTCTGACAGAAGACGATTCACTTCAATAGAGGTCTTCTGCCGGTGACCTGTCTCGTCGCACAGGTGGGTTAAGACATCAGATGGTTTCCTTGCGGCCAGTTTTGATCTGCTCTCTGGCTGAAAGCAGTCCAACGGCAAGCAACACCAGAAGTCCGGCGTTGATGCCGATGAAGAACATGGTGTCCATGACTGAGAAGCTGCTCGTCCATTAATACGGAGATGCGGCAAGACAGCCCATCCGTCAAAAGACTCACCCAGTTGGGGGAGAGCGCTGCCTGGTTCGATCCCTCAGTTGAGGGAGGTGGTCTGTGTTGCGACACGCTGGTAGGAGATCGACCGTCCGCTGGGACAACTGCGACAGTTCAACCATGGCTTTTCAAGGTCACCAGGCCCGCAAGCGCTTTGGCCAGCATTGGTTGAAGGATCAGACGGTGCTGGATCGCATCGTGGCGGCCGCTGACCTGCAGCCATCGGATCGCGTGTTGGAGGTGGGACCAGGGCGTGGTGCTCTCACAGAACGGTTGCTGTCCTCTCCGGCAGCGGCAGTTCAGGCCGTGGAATTGGATCGCGACCTAGTGGATGGCCTGCGGGAACGCTTTGCCGGTGATCCGCGATTCAGCCTGCGTCAGGGGGATGTGCTGGAGCTGCCGCTGCAGCTGGAGGACGGGGTTGCAGCCAGCAAAGTAGTGGCCAACATTCCGTACAACATCACAGGTCCGCTGTTGGATCGACTGGTGGGTCGACTCGATCGCCCTGTCGAGCCCCCTTATCAGCGTTTGGTGCTGTTGGTGCAGAAACAGGTGGCGGAGCGCATCCGGGCTCGCCCGGGCCACAGCAGCTTCAGTGCCTTGAGTGTTCGGATGCAGTTGCTGGCCCGTTGCACGACGGTCTGTCCTGTACCCCCACGCTGCTTTCAGCCACCGCCGAAGGTGCAGTCGGAAGTGATTCAGATCGACCCTCTGCCGGCTGATAAGCGGTTGCCTTCTGACATCGCCCGTCGGGTGGAATCGTTGCTCAGGCAAGCCTTCCTGGCCCGTCGCAAGATGTTGCGAAACACCCTGGCATCACTTGCGCCGGAGCCACAGCTGCAGGCGCTGGCCGCCGCTGCAGGGTTTCAGCTGCATCAACGGCCGCAGGAGCTGGCTCCGCAGGTCTGGGTTGCCCTGGCCAGGGGTTTGAATCAGGGCATTGATGCGGCCTCCGCTGATGGGCACGATCACGGTGACGGCTCCGGCCAAGGTGAATCTTCACCTGGAGGTGCTCGGGATCAGATCTGACGGTTTTCACGAGCTGGCGATGGTGATGCAGAGCATCGATCTCGCCGATCGCCTCAGCTTTCAAACCACGGCCGATGCCGCACTGACGCTCAGCTGTGACGATCCGTCCCTCAGCCTTGGTGAGGACAACCTGGTGATCAGGGCCGCTCAGTTGCTGCGCAGCCGCTCCGGTTTCAACGAATTGGGTGCTGCCATCCACCTGGAGAAACGCATTCCCATTGGTGCCGGCCTCGCCGGAGGGTCCAGTGATGGTGCCGCTGCCCTGGTG
Coding sequences within it:
- the rsmA gene encoding 16S rRNA (adenine(1518)-N(6)/adenine(1519)-N(6))-dimethyltransferase RsmA, whose amino-acid sequence is MAFQGHQARKRFGQHWLKDQTVLDRIVAAADLQPSDRVLEVGPGRGALTERLLSSPAAAVQAVELDRDLVDGLRERFAGDPRFSLRQGDVLELPLQLEDGVAASKVVANIPYNITGPLLDRLVGRLDRPVEPPYQRLVLLVQKQVAERIRARPGHSSFSALSVRMQLLARCTTVCPVPPRCFQPPPKVQSEVIQIDPLPADKRLPSDIARRVESLLRQAFLARRKMLRNTLASLAPEPQLQALAAAAGFQLHQRPQELAPQVWVALARGLNQGIDAASADGHDHGDGSGQGESSPGGARDQI
- a CDS encoding YraN family protein; the encoded protein is MGSSRGESFGNFVDRIPMKMQPPGAQAETRVSSLLQRQGWQLLDRNWSCRWGELDLVLHKNEQLLVVEVKKRRSLAWGPWSVDPTKRRRLGRAISCWRAEHPIQTDWLLQVAVAVVPLPPSQGAPRWCRLDRLC